One part of the Podarcis muralis chromosome 3, rPodMur119.hap1.1, whole genome shotgun sequence genome encodes these proteins:
- the LOC114594752 gene encoding transmembrane protein 247-like, with the protein MEDNPENVSSAADNVTEPTSAPDDLTEPPCTPNDVTDPLDIRDEEAQLRMKPQVELENLHRGLANTEGEMDTWVQMEQPSHKQARALATQLEKMRLDMELTMTRYRYEDKEKQRQHEEKMEAMRQQALSTAQPSGGSHHFLLPQDQFTLFLYCFIFIHVIYIAKELVFFFIKKHEMFAIGVILICAIKIFWK; encoded by the exons ATG GAGGACAACCCTGAAAATGTCTCGTCTGCTGCCGACAATGTGACTGAACCAACGTCGGCCCCCGACGACCTGACCGAGCCGCCCTGCACCCCTAACGATGTGACGGACCCCCTGGACATCCGAGACGAAGAGGCACAGCTGAGGATGAAGCCGCAGGTGGAGCTGGAGAACTTGCACCGCGGCCTGGCCAACACGGAGGGGGAGATGGACACCTGGGTCCAGATGGAGCAGCCAAGCCACAAGCAGGCCCGCGCCCTGGCGACTCAGCTGGAGAAGATGCGCCTAGACATGGAGCTCACCATGACCAGGTACCGCTACGAAGACAAGGAGAAGCAGCGGCAGCATGAGGAGAAGATGGAAGCCATGCGCCAGCAGGCACTGTCAACGGCACAG CCTTCTGGGGGAAGCCACCATTTCCTTTTACCTCAGGACCAGTTCACCTTGTTCCTGTACTGCTTCATCTTCATACACGTCATCTACATAGCGAAGGAACTGGTGTTCTTCTTCATTAAGAAGCACGAGATGTTCGCCATCGGTGTCATCCTCATATGTGCCATTAAAATATTCTGGAAGTAA
- the LOC114594751 gene encoding uncharacterized protein LOC114594751 produces the protein MDANSSGSPAIPAIVTDALTNGDQRTPLETRRQLEAASSPLPLDAVAKEEKDEHREEKDGQGAKEQEQKNAKQTQGADSEMEKMRLDFELTLLKRQHEENDKQRQHEEKMENIRQHLPCRTPGQGDEEQLGSKLDPITEIELEKMRMEFELAKLKQISEENERQRQHERKMYEEKEKQRQHEETMEKLRLRQGNIRVLGPKATGSKAEAAAESFSETFGEVGKMRIELQLVMEVYLPDVTEKKPHSEPSGQQEGPKPEQPLEKILEAGRPPVPPEQKTDEVTEHLGLQVPRIVVSGAESEWSSSRLDLAIETELEKRRMEFELTRLKYEHEENERQRQHEEKMEQLRQQQAPPKESE, from the exons ATG GATGCCAACAGCTCAGGGTCCCCAGCCATCCCTGCTATTGTGACTGACGCGCTCACTAATGGAGACCAACGAACACCGTTAGAGACCAGAAGGCAGCTAGAAGCCGCCAGCAGCCCTCTGCCATTAGACGCAGTTGCCAAAGAGGAGAAGGATGAGCACAGAGAGGAGAAGGACGGCCAAGGAGCCAAGGAGCAGGAGCAGAAGAACGCCAAGCAGACCCAGGGAGCTGATAGCGAAATGGAGAAGATGCGCTTAGACTTTGAGCTGACCCTTCTGAAGCGCCAGCACGAGGAGAACGACAAGCAGCGGCAACACGAGGAGAAGATGGAGAACATACGCCAGCACTTGCCGTGCAGAACGCCTGGCCAAGGGGATGAGGAGCAGCTGGGGAGCAAGTTGGACCCCATCACGGAAATTGAGCTGGAGAAGATGCGCATGGAATTTGAGCTGGCCAAGCTGAAGCAAATCTCTGAGGAGAATGAGCGGCAGCGGCAGCACGAGCGGAAAATGTacgaggagaaggagaagcagcgGCAGCATGAGGAAACCATGGAGAAGCTGCGCCTGCGGCAAGGAAATATCCGAGTGCTGGGCCCGAAGGCGACGGGGAGCAAGGCGGAAGCCGCAGCCGAGTCATTTTCTGAGACCTTTGGTGAGGTGGGGAAGATGAGGATAGAGCTACAGCTGGTCATGGAAGTCTACTTGCCAGATGTGACTGAAAAGAAGCCCCACTCTGAGCCTAGTGGGCAACAGGAAGGCCCGAAGCCTGAACAGCCGCTGGAGAAGATCCTGGAGGCAGGAAGGCCGCCAGTGCCACCGGAACAGAAGACCGACGAGGTGACTGAGCACCTGGGTCTGCAGGTGCCCCGCATTGTGGTGAGCGGAGCAGAGTCGGAGTGGTCGAGCAGCAGGTTGGACTTAGCCATCGAGACCgagctggagaagaggaggatggAGTTTGAGCTGACGAGGCTCAAATACGAGCACGAGGAGAacgagaggcagcggcagcatgaGGAGaagatggagcagctgcgccagcaGCAGGCGCCACCCAAGGAG tctgaatga